From the Leptospira biflexa serovar Patoc strain 'Patoc 1 (Paris)' genome, one window contains:
- a CDS encoding DUF368 domain-containing protein: protein MPLTKKEILFCILNGFLIGIANLIPGVSGGTFALILGLYDRLITAITSLNLETIKVSLSLLVGFWKEEVRTRFALEMKRIDFWFLVFLGIGLLLSVVSGAKLIQYLLQNHPEATLALFIGLIIPSLVVPYKLIEKHSVVVWLFLLPGILVTIVPSFFMGENTGSENPMFAFVTGVVAISAMILPGISGSYIMLVLGEYQIVIGKLSTILEPSSIVFLAAFGFGCLLGLLIFTHIVKWLFVKYKSHTMTFLLGLILGSFFILWPFKDYANGQTVVGRSGEVKRDIQIATAKNILPKDVSEAQIPIFALVFGLVLGLGLNRLESLQEKK, encoded by the coding sequence ATGCCTCTTACAAAAAAAGAAATTCTATTCTGCATTCTCAACGGGTTTCTCATTGGAATTGCAAACCTAATCCCAGGTGTGTCTGGTGGTACATTTGCACTCATACTTGGTCTTTATGACAGACTCATCACAGCCATCACTTCCTTAAATTTAGAAACCATCAAAGTTTCTTTATCCTTACTCGTTGGATTTTGGAAAGAAGAGGTGCGTACACGGTTTGCTTTGGAAATGAAACGGATCGATTTTTGGTTTTTGGTATTTCTCGGGATTGGACTCTTACTTTCTGTTGTCTCTGGCGCCAAACTCATCCAATACCTATTACAAAACCATCCGGAAGCAACTCTCGCCTTATTTATCGGACTTATCATTCCTTCTCTTGTGGTCCCTTACAAACTCATTGAAAAACATAGTGTAGTGGTTTGGTTATTTTTACTCCCCGGGATTTTAGTCACCATCGTTCCTAGTTTTTTTATGGGAGAAAACACTGGTTCCGAAAATCCAATGTTTGCTTTTGTGACGGGAGTTGTAGCCATTTCCGCAATGATCCTTCCAGGGATCTCAGGATCTTACATCATGCTCGTGTTAGGTGAATACCAGATCGTCATTGGAAAACTATCCACTATCTTAGAACCAAGTTCCATCGTATTTTTGGCAGCGTTTGGGTTTGGATGTTTGTTAGGTCTTTTGATCTTTACACACATTGTAAAATGGTTATTTGTTAAATACAAATCTCACACAATGACATTTTTACTTGGGCTTATTCTTGGATCGTTTTTTATCCTATGGCCGTTTAAAGATTATGCCAATGGCCAAACCGTTGTGGGTCGGTCTGGCGAAGTGAAACGGGACATCCAAATTGCAACCGCCAAAAACATCTTGCCAAAAGATGTTTCCGAAGCCCAAATTCCCATTTTTGCACTTGTATTTGGTTTGGTTTTAGGATTGGGACTCAATCGTTTGGAGTCATTACAAGAAAAGAAATAG
- a CDS encoding aromatic amino acid ammonia-lyase: MYLQLSDLHSFADSGSFSHLQERKKSLEEERERLETILKTSSDKLIYGIHTGFGPHAFTSNEELHLIQKSLIYHLTVEPILTLEGTPHSNLTHKEARVVLCARLFSLALGGSGIRFETLDVLNQLLEFDCIPILPEKGSLSASGDLIPLSYIPLALLGESGFTGKGKGLGPTKQNGKTSKIPGLPWTPHPKEAISLTNGTSFTTALLGYQVVEFRNLFLQSIELLRYLFHYHSIFPDAFHPGYHDHKQFDGPKRIANFLYPIISKNPKSKVEGKRIQDIYSVRCIPQILGSIWDELDSIGLVVEQELNSLSDNPILISESKNGEILHRFAEGGGFYASQVSFAADRLQNAMAVWFTWIDRFLNYLMEPKENDEFPLMLSAKPGTYAGLSGLGLMATHLTAEVRRDSMPGSMQSIPTNGNNQDIVPMGAISVLRNRRTVHSAKKILAIFSYAIFQSSLFAKKKELVPYFELFRDLNTMEEDRSLDFEIQTLMERIDNSISFLVMTPND, from the coding sequence ATGTACCTTCAATTATCCGATTTACATTCATTCGCAGATTCTGGATCGTTTTCTCACTTACAAGAGCGAAAAAAAAGTTTGGAAGAAGAACGTGAGAGATTAGAAACAATTCTCAAAACCTCATCTGACAAACTGATTTATGGAATCCATACAGGTTTTGGTCCTCATGCCTTTACTTCCAATGAAGAACTTCATCTCATTCAAAAATCTCTTATATACCACCTAACAGTGGAACCTATATTGACCTTGGAAGGAACCCCTCATTCGAATCTCACTCACAAAGAAGCAAGAGTGGTTCTTTGTGCCCGACTTTTTAGTTTAGCACTCGGCGGTTCTGGGATTCGGTTTGAAACCTTAGATGTTTTGAACCAACTTTTAGAATTCGATTGTATCCCCATCCTTCCTGAAAAAGGATCTCTTTCGGCTTCTGGAGACCTAATCCCTCTCAGTTATATTCCCTTGGCTCTACTAGGTGAATCTGGATTTACAGGAAAAGGGAAGGGCTTAGGGCCCACCAAACAAAATGGGAAAACTTCAAAAATTCCTGGCCTTCCTTGGACACCCCATCCGAAAGAAGCCATCTCGCTGACGAATGGAACTAGTTTTACAACAGCCTTACTTGGTTACCAAGTGGTGGAATTTCGAAATTTGTTTTTACAGTCCATCGAACTCTTACGGTATCTCTTCCATTACCATTCTATTTTCCCTGATGCCTTCCATCCAGGATACCACGATCACAAACAATTCGATGGACCCAAACGGATCGCAAATTTTTTATACCCAATCATTTCCAAAAATCCAAAATCGAAAGTAGAAGGAAAACGAATCCAAGATATTTATTCGGTGCGTTGTATCCCTCAAATCTTAGGTTCCATTTGGGATGAATTAGACTCGATTGGTTTGGTCGTAGAACAAGAGTTAAATTCATTATCCGACAATCCGATTCTCATCTCTGAGTCAAAAAATGGAGAAATTTTACATCGTTTTGCTGAAGGTGGTGGTTTTTACGCATCCCAAGTGAGTTTTGCTGCTGATCGATTGCAAAATGCCATGGCTGTTTGGTTCACTTGGATAGACCGTTTTCTGAATTATTTAATGGAACCAAAAGAAAATGATGAGTTTCCGCTTATGTTATCGGCAAAACCTGGAACCTATGCAGGTTTATCTGGATTGGGACTGATGGCAACTCACCTAACGGCAGAAGTGCGACGAGATAGTATGCCTGGATCAATGCAGTCGATTCCCACCAATGGAAATAACCAAGACATTGTCCCTATGGGAGCTATCTCTGTTTTAAGAAATCGTAGAACTGTACATAGTGCGAAGAAAATACTCGCCATTTTTAGTTATGCGATCTTCCAATCTTCTCTGTTTGCTAAAAAAAAGGAATTGGTTCCATACTTTGAATTGTTTCGCGATTTAAATACGATGGAGGAAGATAGAAGCCTGGACTTTGAAATCCAGACTTTAATGGAAAGAATTGATAACTCTATTTCTTTTCTTGTAATGACTCCAAACGATTGA